The following proteins are co-located in the Microbacterium immunditiarum genome:
- a CDS encoding nuclear transport factor 2 family protein, which translates to MSDSVAEASVAELAAEVARLREEVAETRRLAERAEDRGRIENLFNRYMYLHNAFQDEQIIPLWVKEGTEGIRARYTNAGVYTTWESVTAYHRGRPAPAGKLILHATTTPVIEVAADGETAKGVWLMAGTESGLTDPEVAKEFPDMYSPQEVLGKKVWAHWVWCKYGIDFLKQDGEWKIWKFRCYELARAPFEENWVSFGRKNQGAFDLDLMYFGEDGKPVFMPPADAPVPSTNHPYSPETVQKLEPVPPVPHEHFIDTFA; encoded by the coding sequence ATGTCCGACAGCGTCGCCGAGGCATCCGTCGCAGAGCTCGCCGCAGAGGTCGCGCGCCTGCGCGAGGAGGTCGCCGAAACTCGACGGCTCGCGGAGCGGGCCGAAGACCGCGGCAGGATCGAGAACCTCTTCAACCGCTACATGTACCTGCACAACGCGTTCCAGGACGAGCAGATCATCCCGCTGTGGGTGAAGGAGGGCACGGAGGGCATCCGCGCCCGCTACACCAACGCCGGCGTGTACACGACGTGGGAGAGCGTCACCGCATACCACCGCGGCCGCCCTGCGCCGGCGGGCAAGCTCATCCTCCACGCCACGACGACGCCCGTCATCGAAGTCGCCGCAGACGGCGAGACGGCGAAGGGCGTGTGGCTCATGGCGGGGACGGAGTCCGGGCTCACCGACCCTGAGGTGGCGAAGGAGTTCCCCGACATGTATTCGCCGCAGGAGGTGCTCGGCAAGAAGGTGTGGGCGCACTGGGTCTGGTGCAAGTACGGCATCGACTTCCTCAAGCAGGACGGCGAGTGGAAGATCTGGAAGTTCCGCTGCTACGAGCTCGCGCGCGCTCCCTTCGAGGAGAACTGGGTGAGCTTCGGCCGGAAGAACCAGGGTGCGTTCGACCTGGACCTCATGTACTTCGGCGAAGACGGCAAGCCCGTGTTCATGCCGCCGGCAGATGCGCCCGTGCCGTCGACGAACCACCCCTACAGCCCCGAGACGGTGCAGAAGCTCGAGCCGGTCCCGCCGGTGCCGCACGAGCACTTCATCGACACCTTCGCGTAA
- a CDS encoding cyclase family protein: MSHPSENPADLDRQNPKAEIAARAEAYRNWGRWGDDDRLGTLNFIDAAKRVEAAGLVREGRVVSLSQSFDTNGPQKGWRRRTNPVHLMTDTGTDAERGNQGFPHGIGGADDYISMPLQCSTQWDGLGHIFDHGNAWNGRRAGEVVTSEGDQVTGIEHAASVIVSRGVLLDVARHLRPETGELEDGYAITAADLDATIAAQGSPVGPGDIVLVRTGQLTRTRRDGWGDYAGGPAPGLSLTTAGWLHRTEIAAIATDTWGFEVRPNEFDVPAFQPLHQIVIPNMGLTIGELWDLDEIAAVCAEAGRYDFLLSAAPLRITGAVGSPINPVAIL; encoded by the coding sequence ATGAGCCACCCATCCGAGAACCCCGCCGACCTCGATCGGCAGAACCCCAAGGCCGAGATCGCCGCGCGCGCCGAGGCGTATCGCAACTGGGGCCGCTGGGGCGACGACGACCGGCTCGGCACCCTCAACTTCATCGACGCCGCCAAGCGCGTCGAGGCTGCGGGCCTCGTGCGCGAGGGGCGTGTCGTGTCGCTCTCGCAGTCGTTCGACACGAACGGCCCGCAGAAGGGGTGGCGGCGCCGCACGAACCCCGTCCACCTCATGACCGACACGGGGACGGATGCCGAGCGCGGCAACCAGGGCTTCCCCCACGGGATCGGCGGCGCCGATGACTACATCTCAATGCCTCTGCAGTGCTCGACGCAGTGGGATGGTCTCGGCCACATCTTCGATCACGGCAACGCGTGGAACGGGCGGCGCGCGGGCGAGGTCGTCACGAGCGAGGGTGACCAGGTCACGGGCATCGAGCACGCGGCATCCGTCATCGTCTCGCGCGGCGTTCTGCTGGACGTCGCGCGGCACCTGCGCCCCGAGACGGGCGAGCTCGAGGACGGGTACGCCATCACGGCGGCCGACCTCGACGCGACCATCGCGGCCCAGGGCTCGCCCGTGGGCCCCGGCGACATCGTGCTCGTGCGCACGGGCCAGCTCACCCGCACCCGACGGGACGGGTGGGGCGACTACGCGGGCGGACCGGCTCCCGGGCTCAGCCTCACGACGGCCGGATGGCTGCACCGCACCGAGATCGCCGCGATCGCGACCGACACGTGGGGCTTCGAGGTGCGCCCGAACGAGTTCGACGTGCCGGCGTTCCAGCCCTTGCACCAGATCGTGATCCCGAACATGGGCCTCACGATCGGCGAGCTGTGGGACCTCGACGAGATCGCCGCGGTGTGCGCCGAGGCCGGTCGCTACGACTTCCTGCTGTCGGCCGCGCCGCTTCGCATCACGGGCGCCGTCGGCTCGCCGATCAACCCCGTCGCCATCCTCTAG
- a CDS encoding C-glycoside deglycosidase beta subunit domain-containing protein — translation MATHNSLFSEKDVRRVDGGIAVSVQLPWYRSLWLSAVDDVAASVNGVEIPKESLRFELEGRSYRIEELPDQYDTLWYVADRPDIVIPLDPVPEPGEKLTVEVVLTMRLLYMQIMPGLDGGPGRYVTNRVPVEREVVLA, via the coding sequence ATGGCAACCCACAACTCCCTGTTCTCCGAGAAGGACGTCCGTCGCGTCGACGGCGGCATCGCCGTCTCGGTGCAGCTGCCGTGGTACCGGAGCCTGTGGCTCTCGGCGGTCGACGACGTCGCGGCATCCGTCAACGGCGTCGAGATCCCGAAGGAGTCGCTGCGGTTCGAGCTCGAGGGGCGCAGCTACCGCATCGAGGAGCTGCCGGACCAGTACGACACGCTGTGGTACGTCGCCGACCGGCCCGACATCGTGATTCCGCTCGACCCGGTGCCCGAGCCGGGCGAGAAGCTGACCGTCGAGGTCGTCCTCACGATGCGCCTGCTCTACATGCAGATCATGCCGGGACTCGACGGCGGTCCCGGCCGGTACGTCACCAACCGCGTGCCGGTCGAGCGAGAGGTCGTGCTCGCATGA
- a CDS encoding fumarylacetoacetate hydrolase family protein codes for MTTTSEGLTAPFALACYRDGDSVRLGLVAGDRIRPLTPEELGAPDLNGFLARADWHRLEALADSSDGWMPLGEVVLTAPVEPRQVLQAGANYREHVIELVVAGLTQDDTRTPEEARAFAAKMMDDRATHGEPYFFIGLPTVIVGDDVPLVLPGYSDVHDWELELAVVIGSEAFRVSREDALDHIAGYTIVNDITTRDRVFRKDMKEIGTDWYRAKNAPGFLPTGPFLVPAPFVDGSNVTVRLDLNGQTMQNGSTSDLLFDIPALISAASQTAPLLPGDLLLTGSPPGNGQHWRRFLRDGDVMTGTIEGLGTQVVRCVAEGGSRA; via the coding sequence ATGACGACGACGTCAGAGGGACTGACCGCCCCCTTCGCCCTCGCGTGCTACCGCGACGGCGATTCCGTGCGTCTCGGACTGGTCGCGGGCGACCGCATCCGTCCCCTCACGCCGGAAGAGCTCGGCGCACCCGATCTGAACGGATTCCTCGCCCGCGCCGACTGGCACCGCCTGGAGGCCCTCGCGGACTCGTCGGACGGGTGGATGCCGCTCGGCGAGGTCGTGCTGACCGCGCCCGTCGAGCCGCGCCAGGTGCTGCAGGCCGGCGCCAACTACCGCGAGCACGTCATCGAGCTCGTCGTGGCGGGGCTCACGCAGGACGACACCCGCACGCCCGAGGAGGCCCGCGCCTTCGCCGCGAAGATGATGGACGATCGCGCCACCCACGGCGAGCCGTACTTCTTCATCGGCCTGCCGACGGTCATCGTCGGCGACGACGTGCCGCTCGTGCTGCCGGGTTACAGCGACGTGCACGACTGGGAGCTCGAGCTGGCCGTCGTGATCGGCTCGGAGGCGTTCCGCGTCTCGCGCGAGGACGCCCTCGACCACATCGCGGGGTACACGATCGTCAACGACATCACGACGCGCGACCGCGTCTTCCGCAAGGACATGAAGGAGATCGGCACCGACTGGTACCGCGCGAAGAACGCGCCCGGCTTCCTTCCGACGGGGCCGTTCCTCGTGCCGGCTCCGTTCGTCGACGGCTCGAACGTGACCGTGCGCCTCGACCTCAACGGCCAGACGATGCAGAACGGTTCGACGAGCGACCTGCTCTTCGACATCCCCGCGCTCATCTCGGCCGCGTCGCAGACCGCGCCGCTGCTGCCGGGTGACCTGCTCCTGACGGGCAGCCCTCCCGGGAACGGCCAGCACTGGAGGCGGTTCCTCCGCGACGGCGACGTCATGACGGGGACGATCGAGGGCCTCGGCACCCAGGTCGTGCGCTGCGTCGCCGAAGGGGGATCACGAGCATGA
- a CDS encoding VOC family protein, whose protein sequence is MIKLLSHLSYVAITSPDVEASVDFYVNQVGLNVVDRVDGAVYLRCWGDYYSYSLVVLPGDEPSLDTAAWRTTSPEALEEAAKRIEAAGVQGEWVDVHKIGRAYRFTGPWGHTLTLHWDVTRHKDTEGDAASTYPDRPSRRSKVAGAPRQLDHVTVATSDVDAFVKWYVDVLGFRFMARTVLDEAPISVFSVLTTNEKSHDLGVVLDGSSRAGRVNHYAFWVDTREELLIAADVLIENGYPIEYGPSIHGIGEQNFLYYREPSSLRVELNTGGYRNYVPDWEAQTWKPSQGSNNFYRNSAMPMSMTESFPAADGPSATEEGVPEEIRAALINPYAKHGQG, encoded by the coding sequence ATGATCAAGCTGCTCTCGCATCTGTCATATGTGGCGATCACGTCACCGGACGTCGAGGCATCCGTCGACTTCTACGTCAACCAGGTCGGCCTCAACGTCGTCGACCGCGTGGACGGCGCCGTCTACCTGCGCTGCTGGGGCGACTACTACTCGTACAGCCTCGTCGTGCTGCCTGGCGACGAGCCCTCGCTCGACACGGCCGCGTGGCGCACGACGAGCCCCGAGGCGCTCGAGGAGGCGGCGAAGCGGATCGAGGCCGCGGGCGTCCAGGGCGAGTGGGTCGACGTCCACAAGATCGGCCGGGCGTACCGCTTCACGGGCCCGTGGGGCCACACGCTGACGCTCCACTGGGACGTCACGCGCCACAAGGACACCGAGGGCGACGCCGCCTCAACCTACCCCGACCGCCCGTCGCGCCGCAGCAAGGTCGCGGGCGCTCCGCGTCAGCTCGACCACGTCACGGTCGCGACGAGCGACGTCGACGCGTTCGTCAAGTGGTACGTCGACGTGCTCGGCTTCCGCTTCATGGCGCGCACCGTCCTCGACGAGGCGCCGATCTCGGTCTTCTCGGTGCTCACGACGAACGAGAAGTCGCACGACCTCGGTGTCGTGCTCGACGGCTCGAGCCGCGCGGGCCGCGTCAACCACTACGCGTTCTGGGTCGACACGCGCGAGGAACTGCTCATCGCCGCCGACGTGCTCATCGAGAACGGCTACCCGATCGAGTACGGTCCCTCGATCCACGGCATCGGCGAGCAGAACTTCCTCTACTACCGCGAGCCCTCCTCGCTGCGCGTCGAGCTCAACACGGGCGGTTACCGCAACTACGTGCCCGACTGGGAGGCGCAGACATGGAAGCCGTCCCAGGGGTCGAACAACTTCTACCGCAACAGCGCCATGCCCATGTCGATGACGGAGTCGTTCCCGGCGGCCGACGGGCCTTCGGCGACGGAGGAGGGTGTGCCGGAGGAGATCCGGGCCGCCCTCATCAATCCCTACGCCAAGCACGGCCAGGGCTGA
- a CDS encoding ThuA domain-containing protein produces the protein MSDRLDVLILSGHMTREHDNEFRSFRQHNQWITTLLEDTGRFRVRVVEDPRGLGAAVIDKYDVVIVVFEGRDGYFDKAVGFGAETDAALLRFVHDEGKGIVWFHGSAAQEDDWGHPDEYNIMRGSRMTVAGGLRPRPWGEAQLDTVEPRHPITEGISARWTVTGDDILTGVEILDGAQVLLTTFDDLESYENAPMWPMSHYPVAIPEEGLAALPGMNTDQPIAWINEYGEGRSFTITIGHDIDTFRRIEFIRMFPRGVEWAATGEVTLTGPDRRGERRFLPWPYYNREG, from the coding sequence ATGAGCGATCGCCTCGACGTCCTCATCCTCTCGGGCCACATGACCCGCGAGCACGACAACGAGTTCCGCAGCTTCCGTCAGCACAACCAGTGGATCACGACGCTGCTCGAAGACACGGGCCGGTTCCGTGTGCGGGTCGTGGAGGATCCGCGCGGGCTCGGCGCCGCTGTGATCGACAAGTACGACGTCGTCATCGTCGTCTTCGAGGGTCGCGACGGATACTTCGACAAGGCGGTCGGGTTCGGAGCCGAGACGGATGCCGCGCTCCTGCGCTTCGTGCACGACGAGGGCAAGGGCATCGTGTGGTTCCATGGCTCCGCCGCGCAGGAGGACGACTGGGGCCATCCGGACGAGTACAACATCATGCGCGGCTCGCGCATGACCGTCGCAGGCGGGCTCAGGCCACGGCCGTGGGGCGAGGCCCAGCTCGACACCGTCGAGCCGCGGCATCCGATCACCGAGGGGATCAGCGCCCGCTGGACCGTGACCGGCGACGACATCCTCACCGGTGTCGAGATCCTCGACGGCGCACAGGTGCTGCTCACGACGTTCGACGACCTCGAGTCGTACGAGAACGCGCCGATGTGGCCGATGTCGCACTACCCGGTCGCCATTCCCGAGGAGGGTCTGGCGGCGCTGCCGGGCATGAACACGGACCAGCCGATCGCGTGGATCAACGAGTACGGCGAAGGCCGCTCGTTCACGATCACGATCGGACACGACATCGACACGTTCCGGCGCATCGAGTTCATCCGGATGTTCCCCCGCGGCGTCGAGTGGGCGGCGACCGGCGAGGTGACGCTCACCGGCCCCGACCGCCGCGGCGAACGCAGGTTCCTGCCCTGGCCGTACTACAACCGCGAAGGCTGA
- a CDS encoding Gfo/Idh/MocA family protein, with amino-acid sequence MPHGVGVIGAGPGVAALHLPTLARLTEDFRVVHISDAGSGRADGLAAQLGIRASTGIDDLLADPDVEIVAICTPPTEHARQIVASVAAGKRAIFCEKPLGTTIAEAEEAVEACRRAGVPLIVGTNHFYDPAWGRARHHLQSSGGPVISISVTLSLPPNTRYHDAVTEFETRPVARPAPDLSRPEVAAGVVRQLIAGLAIHDLPLVRDLAPRLERVVFARAVPPIGFAAGFVASGIPVQFTTVMRGEGADALWRVTVTTTRDRLDVTFPPAFVHAGSATVRVRASNGRDTTYSRSVDDGYVAEWRALAEVLASGIPVEYDELLDDVRYSLRLAKDAAALAGEAA; translated from the coding sequence ATGCCTCACGGTGTCGGCGTCATCGGGGCAGGACCCGGGGTTGCGGCGCTCCATCTGCCGACGCTCGCACGACTGACGGAGGACTTCCGCGTCGTGCACATCAGCGACGCCGGGAGCGGCCGTGCCGACGGCCTTGCTGCACAGCTCGGCATCCGCGCTTCGACCGGGATCGACGATCTCCTCGCCGACCCGGACGTCGAGATCGTCGCGATCTGCACCCCGCCCACCGAGCACGCACGCCAGATCGTCGCGAGCGTCGCGGCGGGCAAGCGGGCGATCTTCTGCGAGAAGCCTCTCGGCACGACGATCGCCGAGGCGGAGGAGGCCGTCGAGGCCTGCCGCAGGGCGGGGGTGCCGCTCATCGTCGGGACGAACCACTTCTACGACCCGGCGTGGGGTCGGGCGCGACACCACCTGCAGAGCTCCGGGGGTCCCGTCATCTCGATCTCGGTGACCCTCTCCCTCCCGCCGAACACGCGATACCACGACGCGGTGACCGAGTTCGAGACGCGCCCCGTCGCGCGCCCCGCGCCGGACCTCTCGCGTCCCGAGGTCGCCGCGGGCGTGGTGCGTCAGCTCATCGCGGGCCTCGCGATCCACGACCTGCCCCTCGTGCGCGACCTCGCGCCGCGACTCGAGCGCGTCGTCTTCGCGCGTGCCGTCCCCCCGATCGGCTTCGCCGCGGGGTTCGTCGCGAGCGGCATCCCCGTGCAGTTCACGACGGTGATGCGCGGCGAGGGGGCGGATGCCCTGTGGCGCGTCACGGTCACCACGACGCGCGACCGCCTCGACGTCACCTTCCCGCCGGCTTTCGTGCACGCCGGTAGTGCGACCGTCCGCGTGCGAGCGAGCAACGGCCGCGACACGACCTACTCGCGCTCCGTCGACGACGGCTATGTCGCCGAGTGGCGCGCCCTCGCCGAGGTGCTCGCGAGCGGCATCCCCGTCGAATACGACGAACTCCTCGACGACGTGCGCTACAGCCTTCGGCTCGCGAAGGACGCCGCGGCGCTCGCGGGGGAGGCGGCATGA
- a CDS encoding sugar phosphate isomerase/epimerase, translated as MLPVLLPDSLAQRDDGFALRIALPWIRSLPLASVTDLAVSIDGDPVDVVVALGGERVAPAALVHEPGWWFLQDRLTLEGRRVLRPGVHDVSVSFHLAVPYLQAGPAGPLTLPFRADASLELRDAASVSSSAPVRETGSSVAVRDRARDPYLVEPGGWTLGASAFNWTPKVIRAERPASDIVLGIVEDDVASTIEIEPGQLWRSFPEPTDADVDTFRERLEAVGGRVSIVGGSLDDWALPARRRSDDERLDFFVPQLRAATRLGATGVRVPFGQADSELLRRVQPVLAELDLVLYEEIQGQQTLDVPAVAEAFETLRDLDDPRVRVLIDISLLMPSLPPTYLAELRRAGLDGGLVDRLEREWRSPETHAAVLAALREGAVPPAAHTLVMDLVVRFGRSSVDDLEPLLPFTHAVHLKFWDLDDTDGRVSQPIADIGAALRRVGFTGSLTSEWGGHEWLPDDPATMTRAHLALAREALAAASVTAR; from the coding sequence ATGCTGCCGGTCCTGCTCCCCGATTCCCTCGCGCAGCGCGACGACGGCTTCGCTCTCCGCATCGCGCTCCCGTGGATCCGCTCGCTTCCGCTCGCGAGCGTCACGGACCTCGCGGTGTCGATCGACGGCGATCCCGTCGACGTGGTCGTCGCGCTCGGCGGGGAGCGCGTGGCGCCCGCGGCCCTCGTGCATGAGCCGGGATGGTGGTTCCTCCAGGACCGGCTGACGCTGGAAGGACGACGGGTGCTCCGCCCCGGCGTCCACGACGTGTCGGTGTCGTTCCACCTCGCCGTGCCCTACCTGCAGGCAGGCCCGGCGGGGCCCCTGACGCTTCCGTTCCGGGCCGATGCGTCGCTCGAGCTGCGGGACGCGGCATCCGTCTCGTCTTCCGCGCCTGTCCGCGAGACGGGATCGTCCGTCGCCGTCCGCGACCGCGCGCGCGACCCGTACCTGGTCGAACCCGGCGGCTGGACCCTCGGTGCGAGCGCCTTCAACTGGACGCCTAAGGTCATCCGCGCGGAGCGCCCGGCATCCGACATCGTTCTCGGCATCGTGGAGGACGACGTCGCCTCGACGATCGAGATCGAGCCGGGGCAGCTGTGGCGCTCATTCCCCGAGCCGACGGATGCCGACGTCGACACGTTTCGGGAACGCCTCGAGGCGGTGGGCGGCCGCGTGAGCATCGTCGGGGGCAGCCTCGACGATTGGGCGCTTCCCGCGCGCCGGCGCTCCGACGACGAGCGCCTCGACTTCTTCGTGCCGCAACTGCGCGCGGCCACACGACTCGGGGCCACCGGTGTGCGCGTGCCGTTCGGGCAAGCCGATTCCGAGCTCCTCCGACGTGTGCAGCCGGTGCTCGCCGAGCTCGACCTCGTCCTCTACGAGGAGATCCAGGGGCAGCAGACGCTCGATGTGCCGGCCGTCGCCGAAGCGTTCGAGACGCTCCGTGACCTCGACGATCCGCGCGTTCGCGTGCTCATCGACATCAGCCTGCTCATGCCGTCGCTTCCGCCGACCTACCTCGCCGAGCTGCGGCGCGCGGGCCTCGACGGCGGTCTCGTCGATCGCCTCGAACGCGAGTGGCGCTCCCCTGAGACGCATGCGGCGGTCCTCGCGGCGCTTCGCGAGGGCGCCGTCCCGCCCGCCGCGCACACGCTGGTCATGGACCTCGTCGTGCGCTTCGGGCGGTCGTCGGTCGACGACCTCGAACCGCTGCTCCCCTTCACGCACGCGGTCCACCTGAAGTTCTGGGATCTCGACGACACGGATGGCCGCGTCTCCCAGCCCATCGCCGACATCGGCGCGGCACTCCGCCGCGTCGGCTTCACCGGCTCCCTCACGAGCGAGTGGGGCGGGCACGAATGGCTGCCCGACGACCCCGCGACCATGACCCGCGCGCACCTCGCGCTCGCGCGCGAGGCGCTGGCCGCAGCATCCGTCACGGCGCGCTGA
- a CDS encoding ROK family protein, with protein sequence MAKESTLRFGAQTDEVTSLLRIVNMVRTHEASTRPEIGRSTGLGRGVVTQRVDQAIAMGFLEDGDFGPSSGGRAPRTLRFRSERGRIIVCALGALHIHVGIALLKGDVIDDAHGAWDIARGPAETLDTAMGMIDDLLARTPDVPVWGVAVGVPGPVDFATGRPVAPPIMPGWNGFEVRRKFEQRYGAPVWVDNDVNLLALNERARQGDDHVDLIYCKIGTGIGAGLLSQGRLHRGANGAAGDIGHVRVRDSDVPCRCGKLGCLEAVAGGWALVRDAERAIAEGATGYLARAVADGETLTPEEISKAAEDGDAVAIALVQRSARVVGESIAGLVNMFNPSTIVVGGAVPSAGEIFLAEVRQRVYELSLPLATRDLTIIQSANDIREPLRGGAEMVREQLFDATFPRWFAEGRPTIESIFEPAE encoded by the coding sequence ATGGCCAAAGAGTCGACGTTGCGGTTCGGCGCACAGACCGACGAAGTCACGAGCCTGTTGCGCATCGTCAACATGGTGCGCACGCACGAAGCCTCCACCCGGCCCGAAATCGGCCGCTCAACGGGTCTCGGACGCGGAGTCGTGACGCAGCGGGTCGACCAGGCGATCGCGATGGGCTTCCTCGAGGACGGTGACTTCGGACCCTCATCGGGCGGGCGCGCCCCCCGTACCCTGCGCTTCCGGAGCGAGCGTGGCCGCATCATCGTGTGCGCACTCGGGGCGCTGCACATCCACGTCGGCATCGCGCTCCTCAAAGGAGACGTCATCGACGACGCGCACGGCGCATGGGACATCGCACGCGGCCCCGCCGAGACGCTCGACACGGCGATGGGCATGATCGACGACCTCCTCGCCCGGACACCCGACGTTCCCGTCTGGGGCGTCGCGGTCGGCGTTCCCGGGCCCGTGGACTTCGCGACGGGCCGGCCGGTGGCGCCGCCGATCATGCCCGGGTGGAACGGCTTCGAGGTCCGCCGCAAGTTCGAACAGCGCTACGGCGCCCCCGTGTGGGTCGACAACGACGTGAACCTGCTCGCCCTCAACGAGCGCGCACGCCAGGGCGACGACCACGTGGACCTCATCTACTGCAAGATCGGCACCGGCATCGGTGCGGGGCTCCTCTCGCAGGGGCGTCTGCACCGGGGCGCCAACGGCGCGGCCGGTGACATCGGTCACGTGCGCGTCCGCGACTCCGACGTCCCATGCCGCTGCGGAAAGCTCGGATGCCTCGAGGCTGTCGCCGGCGGTTGGGCCCTCGTGCGCGATGCCGAGCGGGCGATCGCCGAGGGCGCGACGGGCTATCTCGCCCGCGCCGTGGCGGACGGCGAGACGCTCACGCCCGAGGAGATCTCGAAGGCGGCGGAGGACGGCGACGCCGTCGCGATCGCGCTCGTGCAGCGCTCGGCCCGTGTCGTGGGCGAGTCGATCGCGGGGCTCGTCAACATGTTCAATCCGAGCACGATCGTCGTGGGCGGTGCGGTGCCGTCGGCCGGCGAGATCTTCCTCGCCGAGGTGCGACAGCGCGTGTACGAGCTGTCCCTCCCGCTCGCCACGCGCGACCTCACGATCATCCAGTCGGCGAACGACATCCGCGAGCCCCTCCGCGGTGGCGCGGAGATGGTGCGCGAGCAGCTGTTCGACGCGACGTTCCCGCGCTGGTTCGCGGAAGGCCGACCCACGATCGAGTCCATCTTCGAACCGGCCGAGTGA
- a CDS encoding Gfo/Idh/MocA family protein, whose product MIGHGFMGAAHSVGWRQAPAVFDLPADVEMTVVVGRNADAVAEAAAHWGWAESATDWREVVARDDIDIVDIVTPGDSHAEIAIAALEAGKHVLCEKPLANTVAEAEAMADAAGRARGRGQRAVVGFTYRRVPAVTFMRDLIAQGAIGTVQQVRAAYRQDWLVDPQMPLAWRLQKERAGSGALGDIGAHIIDMTQFVTGQSVAAVSGTVDTIVKERPLLGSGSGLAGTAAEGYGEVTVDDVAVFTGRLESGALASFEATRFATGRKNGLTIEVSGDQGALAFELEDLNTLQFYDRTAPGDRQGFTKILVTEGAHPYVSAWWPAGHMLGYEHGFVHQAKDLVEGIIAGTDPHPTFADGLGVQRVLAAVEESSANDSIWVRLDARATR is encoded by the coding sequence ATGATCGGACACGGCTTCATGGGAGCCGCCCATTCGGTCGGATGGCGGCAGGCGCCGGCCGTGTTCGACCTTCCGGCCGACGTCGAGATGACGGTGGTCGTCGGACGGAATGCGGATGCCGTCGCCGAGGCCGCCGCGCACTGGGGGTGGGCCGAGTCGGCCACCGACTGGCGCGAGGTGGTCGCCCGCGACGACATCGACATCGTCGACATCGTGACGCCGGGTGATTCGCACGCCGAGATCGCGATCGCGGCGCTGGAGGCAGGCAAGCACGTGCTGTGCGAGAAGCCGCTCGCGAACACGGTGGCCGAGGCGGAGGCGATGGCGGATGCCGCGGGGCGCGCCCGTGGGCGCGGGCAGCGCGCTGTCGTCGGCTTCACCTATCGCCGGGTGCCGGCGGTGACGTTCATGCGCGACCTCATCGCGCAGGGCGCCATCGGCACGGTGCAGCAGGTGCGCGCCGCGTACCGGCAGGACTGGCTGGTCGACCCGCAGATGCCGTTGGCGTGGCGCCTGCAGAAGGAGCGCGCGGGTTCGGGTGCGTTGGGCGATATCGGTGCGCACATCATCGACATGACCCAGTTCGTCACGGGTCAGTCCGTCGCCGCCGTCTCGGGGACGGTCGACACGATCGTGAAGGAGCGCCCGCTGCTCGGGTCCGGGTCCGGCCTCGCGGGCACGGCGGCCGAGGGGTACGGCGAGGTGACCGTCGACGACGTCGCCGTCTTCACCGGACGGCTCGAGAGCGGCGCGCTCGCGTCGTTCGAGGCGACGCGGTTCGCGACCGGCCGGAAGAACGGGCTCACGATCGAGGTCTCCGGCGACCAGGGCGCGCTCGCGTTCGAGCTGGAGGACCTCAACACGCTGCAGTTCTACGACCGCACGGCCCCGGGTGACCGGCAGGGATTCACGAAGATCCTCGTGACGGAGGGTGCTCACCCGTACGTGTCGGCGTGGTGGCCGGCCGGGCACATGCTCGGGTATGAGCACGGCTTCGTCCACCAGGCCAAGGATCTCGTCGAGGGCATCATCGCCGGGACCGACCCGCACCCCACCTTCGCCGACGGCCTCGGCGTGCAGCGCGTGCTCGCGGCCGTGGAGGAGAGTTCGGCGAACGACTCGATCTGGGTGCGACTGGACGCGCGCGCGACCCGATAG